The genome window TCTTTTCCTGGAGCACTGGCATACAATGATTCCCTTTTTCTGCTAGTGCGTAATTTATTTAAATCCTGAAGCGTAGCTGCTGTATTTCCTTTTCTAAAATAAGCTTCTGCTCTCATGGTATAAATACCTCCAAGACGATACAAAGGAATATCAACATTACTTGAACCATTTCCTTCTTCAGGATCAAATTCATACTTAAAAACGCGTGCTCCTTGGTTGATTTCATTTTGAGCAAAAACAGCTTGAGTAGGATTTTTGAAAGTTAATGATGGTGTAAAATCCATTCTGGTAGTCGAACTTTTTTCCATATACAATGGAGAAACTTTTATACGATTCCCTACCATTTCTAAAGAACCTGATGACAACAATATTGGTCCATATTGAGGGCCGGCTATAATACCTCTTGTAAAGTGAAACCATGGTAAACCAGCACTCTTAGGAACAATATCTGTTGCAGGAACACTTGGAGTTGTACCATCATTTGTAAACCATGTCCCGTCAGAATATTGGTAGGCTTGGTTGAATCTAGGATCCTCATGATTATTATCCCATGTTGCATAAAATTCTGGAGTTATACAAGCTGCATTTGTACCTCTGTTTGCAGCAGAAGTCCTTTGGTTACGCTCCATAGATACGTAAGCGAAACTGTTGGAACCATTTCTGATATAATCTATTTTCTGGGAAATAGCGAAAATAAGCTCAGTCCCTTTTGTATTGTCTATTGCAAAATTTTTAAAATAATTACTTTCTAAACTGTATTTTCCCGAATCAATAAGTAATGATGTATAATAAATCACTCGATCCATATCTGTTCCGCTTCCGCTTACTGCTGCTTCATTAAAATTAAAACTAGAAGACGCATTGTAACGATCTTTGAATACTGCACGGTTCAAATACATGGTACTCAAAAAACCATAAGCTGCTTGTTTTGTAAATCTGCCGTGATGTGTCTGTTGAGAACCCATATCGGCTAAATCAGGAAGTAATGCTTCAACATCAGTAATTAATTTATCAATTTGTGTATCTGCTTTTAAAATCTGTAAAGGTGCATTTGGATTCATTGGATCTCTATAGGGAGCCTGCCCAAATAAATCTAATGTTGTGTATAAATAATACGCTAACAAACCTTTTGCCTCGGCCAAAAATAATTTCTTTTCAGGAATGGTACTTTCTTCAGCAGATTGAATTGCAGTAAGAGAACGTGTGATTCCATTTGTCAATAAATTCCAGTTGTTTCCAACAACTGCATTATCAGAAGCCCAAGTAAACTCATGCATTGCTCTCCATTTTCCGCCATCGCCCCAATCACTTCCCCGTGTTGGCAAAATAGCTTCATCTGTACTATATTCCTGCATAGAAAAAACAGCTCCATGATCTGTAAAAGTTCCGTCTCCTAATCTATCATAAGCTGCAGCAAGTGCGCCAGCAGGATTAGAAGTATTACCACTTGAAACCTCGTCTAAAACAACTTCATCCAGATTAGTACAGTTACTAAAAAGCACTGCAAAAGAGAATAGAATTAATGTCTTTGTACTAAAAATTGTCTTTGTGTTCATAATAAATTTATAATTTTAAAGTTGCTCCTAAACTAAAAGTTCTAGAAGTTGGGTAACTAGCATAATCAATACCAATAGATTGGTTTCCTTCGTTTGATTTAGGACTGTTAATTAAAGGATCATATCCTGTATAATTCGTAATCGTAAGCAAATTTTGACCTGTAACAAAAAGTGTTAATCCGTTTAACCAATTCACTCCTTTTAGATTAAAATTATATCCAATACGGGCTGTATTTAATCTAATAAAATCAGATTTCTCTAAGAATAAAGTGGATAAAATTGGTGAATTTGCCGGATTTGCACCCGACTCATAATACCCTGTAGCAACATTTCGGTCCGAAGCCAAATTGTTTATGTTTAATGCATTCAATCCTGTATTATTCAACAGATAACCTCCTGTTTGACCGATGATAGAGAAGGAAAAACTAAAGTTTTTATAATTCATATCACTATTAAATCCATAATAGAAAGTTGGCAAAGCTCCTTCGATAATAACTCTGTCGCTGTTATCAATTTTACCATCTCCATTAGTATCTCTAAAAATGTTAGCACCATTAGCATCAAAACCAATATGATCTAATAAATAGAAAGACCCTGCTGCATAGCCGCTTCTGTAAATATTGGCATTTACACCTGACTGCCCTGGGCCCGAAATAGTACCTGTTAAGATTTCGGAAACTGGTAAATTCTCAATTTTGTTATTTAAAGTAGCTCCGTTCATATCGATATTCCAACTGAAATCTTTTGTATCGATTAATTTTGAACCAATCATAAACTCTAACCCTTTGTTTATAATTTCTCCATGAACATTGGTCCAAACTGTTGGTGTTGGACTCAAAGCCTGTGAAGGAATTTTTAAAATTGCATCTGTAGTCGTTTTATTAAAATAATCAAGTGTTCCGTAGAATTTATCATTCCAAAAACTAAAATCTAAACCTACATTGTATTGTGTTACTACTTCCCATTTTAAATCAGGATTTGGAGTTCTGTTTACAGAAACACCATTTACTAAATTCAAATCATCATATAAATAATAACCATCAGCACCAGCTAAAGAATAACTTGCTTTTGTAATTTTATTTTCTACTTCCTGATTTCCAGTTTGTCCCCAGCTTCCTCTTACTTTTAAATTACTAAGTGCCTCAACATTTTTTAAAAAACTTTCTTTATTAATATTCCATCCTATTGCAAAAGAAGGGAAGTATCCATATTTATTATTTTCTCCAAAACGAGTAGAACCGTCTGCTCTCATAGAAGCTGTCAAAAGATACTTCTCATTAAAAGTGTAATTTAATCTTCCAAAGTAAGATTGCAATTCGTTTTCCTGAGCATAACCAGTAGTTCCTGACTGTGTTCCTGTAAAACCAGGATTAATTGACGGTTTAACACCGGTTCCTTCGGCTGCAACTCCGTCTACACTGAAACTAGTTCCGGATCTTTCAAACTTTTGATAGGAGAATCCACCCAAAACTTCGATTTTATGTTTGCCAAATAAACCATTATAAGTCAGGTAATTGTCAGTTAAAGTATTTTTAGAATCGAGATTATTCTGAACGTATTTTCCCTTTGGATTTAAATCTGTCAAGTTTGGAAAAATTGTTGTATTTCTTTCCGCCATAGAACGATCAATTCCAAAATTAATTTTATATTCTAATCCGTTAACTATTCTCAATGAAGCTTCAAAGTTCCCTAAAACTCTCAGAGTACGTGTTTGGTCTTCATAAATACTTAATAAATATGCTGGATTATAATGCGCATTCATATTGAAGTTTGTATATTTTCCGTCGGCATCATAAACAGAACGTGTTGGATTTGCCATCAAAGTATGTACTAATAACTGTCCGTTAGAAC of Flavobacterium marginilacus contains these proteins:
- a CDS encoding SusC/RagA family TonB-linked outer membrane protein, which codes for MYFKLSYLNLKRIIFLVLTLLSFHNGHSNTNFLENSNLKNKTEKATLVSIFSKLSQQTDYKFSYGQAVIADNTIYTVDYSNESVAVILNELSKKADFNYNINGKLVLIQKTKKRVLKTVQTIDKLKGKILDENGVPIPGATILEAATKNAVVTDFDGGFEITVEEGRTLEISYLGYKTKTVIAQKSFMTIQLEPNASVLNEVLVVGYGKQSKKDVTGAVTQLTAENFKQGVSISPDNLIQGKVAGVRVVSTSGEPGAGVNVTIRGVGSIRSGSTPLFVVDGVPLSNDDVSPSGTNVGFGASAAKNPLNFLNNNDIESITVLKDASAAAIYGARGSNGVVLVTTKKGAKGEGTMTFDTSLGISAVANKLDVLNADQYKSAIKDPAFNHGGNTDWQDVIFREAITTSNALSFAKQTESGNYYASISQLDQEGIIHNSSFNRMTGRINAAESFLDNKRLKLKMNLTASETKDNGVPTSDDGGSNGQLLVHTLMANPTRSVYDADGKYTNFNMNAHYNPAYLLSIYEDQTRTLRVLGNFEASLRIVNGLEYKINFGIDRSMAERNTTIFPNLTDLNPKGKYVQNNLDSKNTLTDNYLTYNGLFGKHKIEVLGGFSYQKFERSGTSFSVDGVAAEGTGVKPSINPGFTGTQSGTTGYAQENELQSYFGRLNYTFNEKYLLTASMRADGSTRFGENNKYGYFPSFAIGWNINKESFLKNVEALSNLKVRGSWGQTGNQEVENKITKASYSLAGADGYYLYDDLNLVNGVSVNRTPNPDLKWEVVTQYNVGLDFSFWNDKFYGTLDYFNKTTTDAILKIPSQALSPTPTVWTNVHGEIINKGLEFMIGSKLIDTKDFSWNIDMNGATLNNKIENLPVSEILTGTISGPGQSGVNANIYRSGYAAGSFYLLDHIGFDANGANIFRDTNGDGKIDNSDRVIIEGALPTFYYGFNSDMNYKNFSFSFSIIGQTGGYLLNNTGLNALNINNLASDRNVATGYYESGANPANSPILSTLFLEKSDFIRLNTARIGYNFNLKGVNWLNGLTLFVTGQNLLTITNYTGYDPLINSPKSNEGNQSIGIDYASYPTSRTFSLGATLKL
- a CDS encoding RagB/SusD family nutrient uptake outer membrane protein — encoded protein: MNTKTIFSTKTLILFSFAVLFSNCTNLDEVVLDEVSSGNTSNPAGALAAAYDRLGDGTFTDHGAVFSMQEYSTDEAILPTRGSDWGDGGKWRAMHEFTWASDNAVVGNNWNLLTNGITRSLTAIQSAEESTIPEKKLFLAEAKGLLAYYLYTTLDLFGQAPYRDPMNPNAPLQILKADTQIDKLITDVEALLPDLADMGSQQTHHGRFTKQAAYGFLSTMYLNRAVFKDRYNASSSFNFNEAAVSGSGTDMDRVIYYTSLLIDSGKYSLESNYFKNFAIDNTKGTELIFAISQKIDYIRNGSNSFAYVSMERNQRTSAANRGTNAACITPEFYATWDNNHEDPRFNQAYQYSDGTWFTNDGTTPSVPATDIVPKSAGLPWFHFTRGIIAGPQYGPILLSSGSLEMVGNRIKVSPLYMEKSSTTRMDFTPSLTFKNPTQAVFAQNEINQGARVFKYEFDPEEGNGSSNVDIPLYRLGGIYTMRAEAYFRKGNTAATLQDLNKLRTSRKRESLYASAPGKELTAVDATVLYNEIGFELYWELYRRPQMIRFGKFDLAGTAKPVSQPFRRIFPIPQSTIDVTKQFKQNQGYK